In the genome of Hymenobacter taeanensis, one region contains:
- a CDS encoding M28 family peptidase, whose amino-acid sequence MLFRLVSLLLFSLVAVAALGQSVTADTARLRQHLVALTTTPEPRNYLHEASLNQAADYISAQLVAAGARPSEQAYRVQGRTYRNLIGSFGPEDGPRLIIGAHYDVCGEQPGADDNGTGVTALLELARLLGQQPNLTYRIDLVAYTLEEPPFFRTKSMGSYVHAKQLLDEKVDVKGMVALEMLGYFDDRKGSQDYPVGPLKAVYGSRGNYVTVAQKFGNGHFGRQFARLYKREAGLPVKRFKAPAWLPGIDFSDHLNYWQFGYSAVLLTDTAFYRNKHYHEITDTLDRLDMRRLGLSVNALLAVVLSI is encoded by the coding sequence ATGCTCTTTCGCCTTGTTTCTCTGCTGCTGTTCTCATTGGTTGCTGTGGCCGCGCTGGGCCAGTCGGTTACGGCTGATACGGCGCGGTTGCGCCAGCACCTGGTGGCTCTCACTACTACTCCCGAGCCCCGCAATTACCTCCACGAAGCCAGCCTCAACCAAGCCGCCGACTACATTAGTGCGCAGTTAGTGGCCGCCGGGGCCCGCCCCTCAGAACAGGCGTACCGCGTGCAGGGGCGCACCTACCGTAACCTGATTGGTAGCTTCGGGCCGGAGGATGGGCCGCGGCTTATCATTGGGGCGCATTACGATGTGTGCGGTGAGCAGCCCGGTGCCGACGACAACGGCACCGGTGTGACGGCCCTGCTAGAGCTGGCGCGCTTATTGGGTCAGCAACCTAACCTGACCTACCGCATTGATCTGGTGGCCTACACCCTGGAAGAGCCGCCCTTCTTCCGCACCAAAAGCATGGGCAGCTACGTGCATGCCAAGCAGCTGCTCGATGAAAAGGTAGACGTAAAAGGCATGGTGGCTCTAGAGATGCTGGGGTATTTCGATGACCGCAAAGGCAGCCAAGACTACCCTGTCGGCCCGCTGAAGGCAGTATATGGCAGTCGGGGCAACTATGTAACCGTGGCTCAGAAATTTGGAAATGGCCACTTCGGCCGTCAGTTCGCACGGTTGTACAAGCGCGAGGCTGGCCTGCCTGTAAAGCGCTTCAAGGCTCCGGCCTGGCTGCCAGGCATCGACTTCTCCGACCACCTCAACTACTGGCAGTTTGGGTACTCGGCGGTGTTGCTCACTGATACGGCCTTCTACCGCAACAAGCATTATCACGAAATAACGGATACACTTGACCGCCTTGACATGCGCCGGCTAGGCTTAAGCGTTAATGCGCTGCTGGCGGTGGTACTGAGTATCTAG
- a CDS encoding flavin reductase family protein: protein MPTPTPFRSIVPTDLKPSEWHPFMVGAVAPRPVAFASTIDATGNVNLSPYSFFNCFGSNPPILAFSPANRVRDNSQKHTLENLREVPEVVINICDYAMVEQMSLASTEYAKGVNEFVKAGFTEVASQQVRPPRVGQAPAAFECVVEQIIELGTNNGAGNLVICRVVLAHFREDIILPSGIGIDPHKLDAIARLGGDWYTRASGSSLFEVPKPNRNLGIGIDQLPEHIRNSDILTGNNLGRLANIEVQSMPSAEDVQAYRHEPLVTYTLQKYQTDPAQQRQELILLGKKILEEGRLQEAWKVLLLAGKEQVSLA, encoded by the coding sequence ATGCCCACTCCCACCCCATTCCGCTCCATCGTTCCCACCGACCTTAAGCCCAGCGAGTGGCACCCCTTTATGGTGGGCGCCGTAGCGCCGCGGCCCGTTGCATTTGCTAGCACCATTGATGCGACTGGGAATGTGAATCTTAGCCCCTACAGCTTCTTTAACTGCTTCGGCTCCAACCCGCCCATTCTGGCCTTCTCGCCCGCCAACCGCGTTCGCGACAACTCTCAGAAGCACACCCTGGAAAACCTGCGCGAGGTGCCCGAAGTGGTCATCAATATCTGCGACTACGCCATGGTGGAGCAAATGTCATTGGCCAGCACCGAGTATGCCAAGGGCGTGAATGAGTTTGTGAAGGCTGGCTTCACGGAAGTAGCCAGTCAGCAGGTGCGTCCGCCCCGCGTAGGCCAGGCTCCGGCTGCCTTTGAGTGCGTGGTGGAACAGATTATTGAGCTGGGCACCAACAACGGCGCCGGCAACCTGGTCATCTGCCGGGTAGTGCTGGCCCACTTCCGCGAGGATATCATCCTGCCCTCCGGCATCGGCATCGACCCCCACAAGCTCGATGCTATTGCCCGCCTTGGCGGCGACTGGTACACCCGCGCCTCGGGCAGCAGCCTGTTTGAGGTACCCAAGCCTAACCGCAACCTAGGCATCGGCATAGACCAGCTACCAGAGCACATTCGCAACTCCGACATCCTCACCGGCAACAACCTGGGCCGCCTCGCTAACATCGAAGTGCAATCCATGCCTTCCGCTGAGGACGTACAGGCCTACCGCCACGAGCCGCTGGTGACCTACACGTTGCAGAAGTACCAGACGGACCCAGCTCAGCAACGCCAAGAGCTGATTTTGTTGGGCAAGAAGATTCTGGAAGAAGGCCGGCTGCAGGAAGCGTGGAAGGTGCTGTTGCTGGCGGGTAAAGAGCAAGTCAGCTTAGCCTAA